From Curtobacterium sp. MCBA15_012:
CTTCGAGTCGCCCACGGCGCTCAGCACGGCGTAGGCGTCCTCGGCGGTCCAGCCGTGCTCGTCGACCAGGAACGCGAACGCGTCCTCGTAGCCGCGCCGGACGCTCTCCTGCACCGGGTCGCCGAGTCCGACGAACAGCCACTCCTCGGGGGTCTCGATCCGGGGTGCGCGGAGGGCCGGGCCACCCTTGACCAGGTCGACCGAGACGATCGCGGTGCCCTGGGCCTCGATCGCGACGAAGGACGACTCGCCCTCGGCCATCAGCGCGTGCACGTCGCCGATGGACAGCAGCGCCCCGGGCACCCGGACGGGCAGGTACACGGTGGAGCCGGGCCGGGCCTCGGTGACGTCCATGTTCCCGCCCTCGGCGTACGCGGGCATGATCGTCGAGTTCGTCCCCTCGGCCGGGGCGACCCCGATGCAGCCGATCATCGGCCGGACCGGGAACGCGTGCCGGTCGGTGACCCGCACGACGCCGTCCTCGATCGGGCAGCGGCGGGCGAAGACGCCCTCGGGCATGACGTGCTGGAGCGCGCCGGACCCGGGCAGCGAGACCGACCAGCCGTGCGTGG
This genomic window contains:
- a CDS encoding acetamidase/formamidase family protein, with the protein product MTPDHFLPNTLGVPGFAADRDPVLRVRPGTGETIGFETTDAVYAELDRHHDLGQLQAPINPVTGPVHVEGAEPGDTLAVHIHDIELTTHGWSVSLPGSGALQHVMPEGVFARRCPIEDGVVRVTDRHAFPVRPMIGCIGVAPAEGTNSTIMPAYAEGGNMDVTEARPGSTVYLPVRVPGALLSIGDVHALMAEGESSFVAIEAQGTAIVSVDLVKGGPALRAPRIETPEEWLFVGLGDPVQESVRRGYEDAFAFLVDEHGWTAEDAYAVLSAVGDSKLGGPTGSGDPDPLHPFAAVGAVTLHRVPKAVL